A DNA window from Bacillus carboniphilus contains the following coding sequences:
- a CDS encoding methionine biosynthesis PLP-dependent protein — protein MTSFDTKLAQIGNRSESVTGAVNPPVYFSTAYRHEGIGQSTGYDYVRTGNPTRQLLENAIADLEEGAQGYACSSGMAAILTILSLFQSGDEWIVSKDLYGGTYRLLEQGFKKWGLKCKYVNTSQTEEIASHITSQTKAIFLETPTNPLMEQTDIAEVASIAKEHGVLLIVDNTFYTPYLQRPILLGADIVVHSATKYLGGHNDVLAGLIVAKGKELCEALSLHHNGAGAVLSPFDSWLLIRGMKTLALRMKQHEKNAKEVFSYLVNHEAVTDVLYPGRGGMLSFRIRDENWVNPFLQSLQLITFAESLGGVESFITYPATQTHADIPEPIRIETGVCNRLLRFSVGIEDATDLIYDLEQAFSKLVRKVETR, from the coding sequence ATGACTAGTTTTGACACCAAGCTTGCTCAAATTGGAAATCGTAGTGAATCGGTTACAGGTGCCGTTAATCCGCCTGTATACTTTTCTACTGCATATAGACACGAAGGGATTGGTCAATCTACTGGCTATGATTATGTCCGCACTGGGAACCCGACTCGTCAGCTTCTGGAGAATGCCATTGCTGACTTGGAAGAAGGTGCCCAGGGGTATGCCTGCAGTTCTGGCATGGCAGCTATCTTGACCATCCTTTCCCTTTTTCAGTCAGGGGATGAATGGATTGTTTCCAAGGATCTTTACGGAGGTACGTATCGACTTCTCGAACAAGGCTTTAAAAAGTGGGGCCTTAAGTGTAAGTATGTGAATACTAGTCAAACCGAAGAGATTGCTAGTCACATTACTTCTCAAACAAAGGCAATTTTTCTTGAGACCCCAACCAATCCTCTTATGGAGCAAACGGATATTGCCGAAGTGGCTTCCATCGCTAAAGAGCACGGGGTACTTTTGATTGTTGACAATACCTTCTATACGCCTTATCTGCAAAGGCCCATACTGTTAGGGGCTGATATTGTGGTTCATAGTGCCACGAAATATTTAGGAGGTCATAACGATGTACTGGCTGGACTCATCGTGGCTAAAGGGAAGGAATTGTGTGAAGCTTTATCCCTTCACCATAATGGGGCCGGTGCCGTATTAAGCCCCTTTGATTCTTGGCTCCTCATTCGGGGTATGAAGACATTGGCCTTACGGATGAAGCAGCATGAGAAGAATGCCAAAGAGGTTTTTTCATATTTAGTAAACCATGAAGCTGTTACCGATGTTTTATATCCGGGGCGAGGAGGCATGCTGTCTTTTCGAATCCGGGATGAAAACTGGGTGAATCCGTTTTTACAGAGCCTTCAACTGATTACGTTTGCTGAAAGCTTAGGAGGAGTCGAAAGCTTTATCACGTATCCAGCTACCCAGACCCACGCGGATATTCCTGAACCTATACGCATCGAAACCGGTGTTTGTAACCGTTTATTACGATTCTCGGTCGGTATTGAAGATGCGACCGATCTCATTTACGATTTAGAGCAAGCCTTTTCAAAACTAGTCAGAAAGGTGGAGACACGATGA
- a CDS encoding dicarboxylate/amino acid:cation symporter, with the protein MSLTKKIFIGLGLGAIIGLLLHFLAPDLFTTLNTYVFGPLGTIFLNLIKMLVVPIVFLSITLGTASLGDPKKLGRIGTKTIGFFLATTTFAIIIALALAYIFKPGDAGFDTAGASFEANEAPSVVETFTSIIPTNPIQSLVEGNMLQIIFFSIFVGFALAMLGKKAEGVMRITEQGNEIMMFLVNLIMKFAPYGAFGLLASAIGRMGLDGAKAMAGYMLVVIAGLLIHVLVVYGSMVKVLGKMNPIEFFKGFFPAMTVAFSTSSSSATLPVSMKAAQENLKVPKPISSFVQPLGATINMDGTAIMQGVATVFIAQVYNTDLSFSQILMVVLTAVLASIGTAGVPGVGLIMLAMVLTQVNLPVEGIALIIGIDRLLDMLRTAVNITGDAACAVIVAESEKDKGTGVNEAS; encoded by the coding sequence ATGAGTTTAACCAAAAAGATTTTTATTGGCCTGGGCTTAGGTGCAATCATCGGTTTATTACTTCACTTCCTGGCGCCAGATCTTTTCACTACGTTGAATACCTACGTCTTTGGACCACTAGGTACCATCTTTCTGAACTTAATTAAGATGCTCGTCGTTCCAATTGTTTTCCTATCCATTACACTAGGAACGGCATCCTTAGGGGATCCGAAAAAATTAGGAAGAATAGGTACGAAAACCATTGGATTCTTTCTTGCCACTACGACATTTGCGATTATTATTGCTTTAGCTTTAGCGTATATCTTTAAGCCAGGTGATGCAGGGTTTGATACGGCTGGAGCATCCTTTGAAGCGAATGAGGCACCATCAGTGGTAGAAACGTTTACAAGCATTATTCCAACTAACCCGATTCAATCATTAGTAGAAGGAAATATGCTACAAATCATCTTCTTCTCAATCTTTGTTGGTTTTGCATTAGCCATGCTTGGTAAAAAAGCAGAAGGTGTCATGAGAATCACGGAGCAGGGCAATGAAATTATGATGTTCCTGGTGAATCTGATTATGAAATTTGCTCCATATGGGGCATTTGGTCTCCTTGCTTCAGCTATCGGTAGAATGGGATTAGATGGCGCGAAGGCAATGGCCGGTTACATGTTGGTCGTAATAGCCGGTCTCTTAATACATGTCCTTGTCGTCTATGGTTCCATGGTTAAAGTATTAGGAAAAATGAATCCAATTGAATTCTTTAAAGGGTTCTTCCCAGCCATGACGGTTGCGTTTAGTACATCCAGTAGTAGTGCGACGTTACCGGTATCCATGAAAGCAGCCCAAGAAAACTTAAAAGTTCCAAAGCCAATCAGTAGCTTCGTCCAGCCATTAGGTGCGACGATCAATATGGATGGAACAGCCATCATGCAAGGGGTGGCCACCGTATTTATCGCGCAAGTGTACAATACGGATCTATCTTTCTCTCAAATTCTAATGGTTGTGCTAACGGCTGTTTTAGCCAGCATTGGAACAGCCGGTGTGCCTGGAGTCGGACTGATCATGCTTGCGATGGTATTAACGCAAGTGAACTTGCCGGTTGAAGGGATTGCGCTCATTATCGGAATTGATCGCCTATTAGATATGTTGCGTACTGCCGTTAATATTACAGGGGATGCAGCTTGTGCGGTTATTGTTGCGGAGAGTGAGAAGGATAAGGGAACTGGAGTTAATGAAGCAAGTTAA
- a CDS encoding DUF6063 family protein, with protein MNYSESKVMQAFEIYTLLARDGQASTESLSIYIADDAIRGLVDSFANHVDCVVIIAGDKFYMIPETKLSPFHVNNDYIKRTYLKSGATNADIYLLYFTTIILMGAFYDSYQTLEPTRDFIRIDEWARLVNERIQVLMEHDDGKLREREQEFSYNWKQIIEKWEDMNDIKETAKKQSGNTISRLSFMDTAKRFLLDQELIEEIGNNEVILTEKSKTIVQRFFMEVEYNKGILEFIYQWEETDENAIN; from the coding sequence ATGAATTATAGTGAGAGCAAAGTCATGCAAGCATTCGAGATTTATACTCTCTTAGCTCGGGACGGTCAGGCTAGTACTGAATCACTTTCAATATATATAGCGGATGATGCTATCCGTGGTTTAGTAGACAGTTTTGCCAATCATGTAGATTGTGTTGTTATCATTGCTGGAGATAAGTTCTATATGATTCCAGAAACGAAGCTATCACCCTTTCATGTGAACAATGATTATATAAAACGAACATATTTAAAATCTGGAGCAACGAATGCAGATATTTATTTACTTTATTTCACAACAATCATTTTGATGGGTGCTTTTTATGATAGCTATCAAACCTTGGAACCAACAAGAGACTTTATTCGTATCGATGAATGGGCTCGATTAGTTAATGAACGGATTCAAGTACTTATGGAACATGATGATGGGAAACTTCGTGAAAGAGAGCAAGAGTTTTCATATAACTGGAAGCAAATCATTGAAAAATGGGAAGATATGAATGATATCAAGGAAACCGCGAAGAAACAAAGTGGAAACACGATTAGTCGGTTAAGCTTCATGGATACAGCAAAACGATTCCTACTTGACCAGGAACTTATTGAAGAGATTGGGAACAATGAAGTAATCCTAACTGAAAAATCCAAGACGATTGTTCAACGCTTTTTTATGGAAGTGGAATATAACAAAGGAATACTAGAGTTCATATACCAATGGGAGGAGACGGACGAGAATGCCATCAATTAG
- a CDS encoding RDD family protein, with amino-acid sequence MLNNPAGFWVRFGASIVDGVFLLFVLGFVSLMVYKQFIVEGFSLISILEALYYLLLPVFWHGYTVGKRMIGIRIARTDGEKVGLGTMLLRNLVASLVYVITFGIGIIVSAFMVGIREDKRSIHDFIAGTYVTHDKPDRGI; translated from the coding sequence TTGCTTAACAACCCAGCAGGATTTTGGGTGAGGTTTGGCGCATCTATTGTTGATGGAGTATTTTTATTATTTGTATTAGGATTTGTTAGTCTTATGGTTTACAAGCAATTCATCGTAGAGGGCTTTTCCTTAATAAGTATTCTGGAAGCTTTATATTATTTATTACTACCAGTTTTTTGGCATGGGTATACGGTTGGAAAAAGAATGATTGGAATTCGGATTGCCCGCACAGACGGTGAAAAAGTTGGTCTGGGAACTATGCTTCTTCGAAATCTTGTTGCCTCTTTAGTTTATGTTATTACATTTGGCATAGGCATTATAGTTAGTGCTTTTATGGTGGGGATTAGAGAAGATAAACGCTCTATCCACGATTTTATTGCAGGGACTTATGTTACGCATGATAAACCTGATAGAGGTATCTGA
- the metC gene encoding cystathionine beta-lyase gives MTNYSFETKLLHNTHKVDPSTGGVSVPIHPASTFHQKSIDEFGKYDYSRSANPTREALEEIIASLEGGTRGFAFASGMAAISTAFLLLSQGDHVIISEDVYGGTYRMITQVLSRYGIEHTFVDMTNLESVEEAIQPNTKVFYVETPSNPLLKVTDIQAISKLAKQHGALTFVDNTFLTPYLQQPLLLGADLVLHSATKFLSGHSDVVAGLAVVKDEGLGERLGFLQNSFGAVLGVQDAWLVMRGIKTLSVRIQQSSSSTLKIAEFLAEHPFVKQVYYPGLSSHPQYALSNKQTNGPGAVLSFELKNGQVFRTFVEQVKIPVFAVSLGAVESILSYPAKMSHAAMPEGEREKRGITNCLLRLSVGLEHPEDLIQDFSQALKAGQGDRLTVPLPL, from the coding sequence ATGACCAATTATTCCTTTGAAACGAAGCTCTTACATAATACACATAAAGTAGATCCTTCTACAGGTGGTGTCAGTGTCCCCATCCACCCTGCTTCCACTTTTCATCAGAAAAGTATCGATGAGTTTGGGAAGTATGATTATAGCCGAAGCGCGAATCCGACCCGTGAAGCTTTAGAGGAAATCATTGCATCCTTGGAAGGAGGAACCAGAGGCTTTGCTTTTGCTTCTGGGATGGCCGCTATTTCGACCGCCTTTCTTCTTTTATCTCAAGGAGATCATGTCATTATTTCAGAAGATGTATACGGTGGGACCTATCGAATGATCACGCAAGTCCTATCAAGATATGGGATTGAACACACCTTCGTTGACATGACGAATCTAGAATCAGTGGAAGAAGCAATCCAGCCTAACACAAAGGTTTTTTATGTAGAAACGCCATCCAACCCGCTATTAAAGGTAACCGATATACAAGCCATCAGTAAGCTGGCCAAACAGCATGGGGCCTTAACTTTTGTGGATAATACTTTTCTTACTCCTTATTTACAGCAGCCGCTGTTATTAGGAGCTGACCTCGTCCTTCATAGTGCGACTAAATTTTTATCGGGACATAGTGATGTAGTAGCAGGTCTGGCAGTTGTAAAGGATGAAGGGCTTGGGGAACGACTAGGCTTTTTACAAAACTCTTTCGGTGCAGTACTGGGAGTACAGGATGCTTGGTTAGTGATGAGAGGGATTAAAACTTTATCTGTTCGAATTCAGCAGTCTTCTTCCTCCACGCTTAAAATAGCAGAGTTTTTAGCTGAACATCCATTCGTAAAACAGGTCTATTACCCTGGATTAAGCAGCCATCCCCAATATGCTTTATCAAACAAGCAGACAAACGGTCCAGGAGCTGTTCTCTCCTTTGAATTAAAAAATGGACAGGTGTTCCGCACATTTGTAGAACAGGTGAAGATCCCTGTTTTTGCGGTTAGTTTAGGGGCAGTGGAATCGATCCTCTCCTATCCCGCTAAAATGTCTCATGCCGCCATGCCTGAAGGGGAAAGAGAAAAAAGAGGAATCACCAATTGTCTCCTCCGCTTATCGGTTGGTCTGGAACATCCAGAGGATTTGATTCAGGACTTTTCCCAAGCGCTAAAGGCGGGACAAGGGGACAGGTTAACTGTCCCACTTCCCTTGTAG
- a CDS encoding SDR family NAD(P)-dependent oxidoreductase translates to MSKFEGKVVVITGAAGGIGKATAKKLTEQGAKLALVDLNLEAVQQVVSELGLDDSRAIALQANVAKEEEVKAYVDATVEKFGRIDGFLNNAGIEGITANVEDYPTETFDLVLNVNVKGAFLGLKYIVPVMKKQGSGSIVNTASGAGLIGSPGFVGYNSSKHAVMGMTKVVALETAPFGVRVNAVAPGVINTRMMRQIEKNTVPQDAEGARKAFGAAVPMGRYGEAEEVANVAIFLLSDDASYVTQSIYTVDGGQINQ, encoded by the coding sequence ATGAGTAAATTCGAAGGTAAAGTAGTTGTCATTACCGGAGCTGCAGGTGGAATCGGAAAAGCAACAGCGAAAAAGCTAACTGAGCAAGGAGCAAAACTTGCTTTAGTAGACTTAAATCTAGAGGCTGTTCAACAAGTGGTTTCAGAATTAGGTCTTGATGATTCAAGAGCGATTGCCCTTCAAGCAAATGTTGCAAAAGAAGAAGAGGTCAAAGCATATGTAGACGCAACAGTTGAAAAGTTTGGAAGAATCGATGGATTCCTCAACAATGCAGGAATCGAAGGAATTACGGCAAATGTAGAGGATTACCCAACTGAAACATTTGATTTAGTCCTAAATGTCAATGTCAAAGGTGCATTCCTTGGACTAAAATACATTGTACCAGTCATGAAGAAGCAAGGGTCTGGTAGTATTGTTAACACTGCCTCAGGTGCAGGTCTAATCGGTTCACCTGGGTTTGTAGGTTACAACAGCTCCAAACATGCCGTGATGGGAATGACCAAAGTAGTGGCATTAGAGACAGCTCCATTTGGTGTTCGAGTAAACGCGGTGGCTCCAGGAGTCATCAATACACGCATGATGCGTCAAATCGAAAAAAATACAGTTCCTCAGGATGCGGAAGGAGCAAGAAAAGCATTTGGTGCTGCTGTACCAATGGGAAGATACGGAGAAGCAGAAGAAGTAGCAAATGTAGCGATCTTCTTGCTTTCAGACGATGCTTCCTATGTGACTCAATCCATTTATACAGTGGATGGCGGTCAAATCAACCAGTAA
- a CDS encoding Wadjet anti-phage system protein JetD domain-containing protein: MRDLITKELLKYNKKTITLEELETWIPSNSLNYEQFAQLILSFEEEGILEMVKSKGRNTRTPSLAYTYRITKQHLKKDFHEELKSYRLRLHPSIHLDSYFGLDPSQWNSDKPYLLLIHDYLESFGFPTHEVPAPERSVELVGDEKWITDKHGKELLERIGLWTAMKIIPVSDPLMFAVNPSVLTQKVQKHLIVENKTTYQALVDSLSDMDFSTVIYGSGNKIIKSIEQFHRQLPLPHAEHRFYYFGDIDNSGIFIWYRLNEKVPVHLAMPFYQACLDKPSLEGKTNQRMDRAAIDVFLCLFTEQEREKLLAVLDRGHYYPQEILKTSELEHIWRNATWN, encoded by the coding sequence ATGAGGGATTTAATAACTAAGGAACTATTAAAATATAATAAGAAAACCATTACCCTTGAAGAACTGGAGACTTGGATTCCGAGCAATTCTCTTAATTATGAACAGTTTGCTCAACTTATTCTTTCTTTTGAAGAAGAAGGCATATTAGAGATGGTGAAATCAAAAGGTAGAAATACTCGCACTCCTTCATTAGCCTATACATATCGTATTACGAAGCAACACTTAAAAAAAGACTTTCATGAGGAGCTAAAAAGCTACCGCCTCCGTTTACATCCTTCCATACATCTAGATTCATATTTTGGATTAGACCCTTCACAATGGAATTCAGATAAACCTTATTTACTATTAATCCATGATTATCTTGAATCTTTTGGTTTTCCTACCCATGAGGTACCTGCCCCAGAGCGAAGTGTAGAACTTGTTGGTGATGAAAAATGGATAACCGATAAACATGGGAAAGAGTTATTGGAGCGAATCGGGTTATGGACAGCTATGAAAATTATTCCTGTATCTGACCCTTTAATGTTTGCTGTTAATCCTAGTGTTCTTACCCAAAAGGTGCAAAAACACCTCATTGTTGAAAACAAAACTACATATCAAGCGTTAGTAGATTCGTTATCAGATATGGATTTTTCTACAGTGATTTATGGTAGTGGAAATAAAATTATAAAAAGTATTGAACAATTTCATCGGCAGCTTCCTCTTCCTCATGCAGAACATAGATTTTATTATTTTGGTGATATAGATAATTCTGGAATCTTTATTTGGTATCGTTTAAACGAAAAGGTACCTGTACATTTGGCCATGCCGTTTTATCAAGCATGTTTGGACAAACCTTCTTTAGAGGGAAAGACAAATCAACGAATGGATAGAGCCGCCATAGACGTATTTCTGTGTTTATTTACAGAGCAAGAGCGGGAGAAACTATTAGCCGTTTTAGACCGTGGTCACTATTATCCCCAAGAGATATTAAAAACAAGTGAGCTAGAGCATATATGGAGGAACGCAACATGGAACTAA
- a CDS encoding replicative DNA helicase produces the protein MELNEISDITSGFRERMRRLALFDPLYELERKKVKDLKEQPIDMKGLGLLTLLFFFEQKIMRNHKVGTMDVAKFLQKVTESRYYLDGQLYVEISSSIIEIFRPTHGKKRSYSFYNWETLQEDRLEYSLLKANTFDSKTNTQFYTLDEDGLELIFATKEFYSEFQLSINQLMLRKQLEKGEFRGALRQINEMRIDVEALNERMIKLRHEIQRSIVSEETFERYKQLLEDIHARLERENEEFSELRQFVKETKDRLYEKDYHQKEKKTYAYVLEITKQLESVHYEHSRLLEQSIELKNHTLKAAQESLYYTGIDAFNFDQDITARVISSPLPLEAMKGLLHPFLHIHQEQIWSPFTIFAEQNIREDREEKVDYGFIEIGNQNESDYQEYLRKNYGYVMKVSLEAMGEGCKELGEVINYLRQKEDSLLHKRFFYDFWIILHQRSPIISGKIETEEDEQNHSLDDALTQLGDRTLHIYERIDTLKVTDRFSIQNMDIILEEGLVDEL, from the coding sequence ATGGAACTAAATGAAATTTCTGATATTACTTCAGGGTTCAGAGAGCGTATGCGTCGTCTTGCTTTGTTTGACCCCCTGTATGAGCTTGAACGTAAAAAAGTAAAAGATTTGAAGGAGCAACCGATTGACATGAAAGGTCTTGGATTGCTAACACTTCTATTCTTTTTCGAGCAAAAGATAATGAGAAATCATAAAGTCGGTACTATGGATGTAGCAAAATTCCTACAAAAGGTCACAGAAAGTCGTTACTACCTAGATGGACAGCTGTATGTAGAGATATCGTCGAGCATTATTGAGATATTTCGTCCAACCCATGGTAAAAAGCGTTCTTATTCCTTTTATAATTGGGAGACATTGCAAGAGGATAGATTAGAATATTCACTTCTAAAGGCCAATACATTTGATTCAAAAACAAATACACAATTTTATACATTAGATGAAGATGGCTTGGAGCTTATTTTTGCAACGAAGGAATTTTATAGTGAATTTCAATTATCTATTAACCAGTTAATGCTTCGAAAACAGCTTGAAAAAGGTGAGTTTCGAGGAGCTCTGCGTCAAATCAATGAAATGCGTATTGATGTGGAAGCTCTCAATGAAAGAATGATTAAGCTACGGCATGAGATTCAACGCAGCATTGTTTCTGAAGAAACCTTCGAAAGGTACAAGCAGCTATTAGAAGATATCCATGCCCGCCTTGAAAGAGAAAATGAAGAGTTTTCTGAACTAAGGCAATTTGTGAAAGAGACCAAGGATCGATTATATGAAAAGGACTATCATCAAAAAGAAAAGAAGACGTATGCTTATGTTCTAGAAATAACAAAACAACTAGAAAGTGTTCATTATGAACATTCAAGGCTTTTGGAACAAAGTATTGAATTAAAGAATCATACATTAAAGGCAGCACAAGAGTCTTTATATTATACAGGAATTGATGCTTTTAACTTTGACCAAGACATAACCGCTAGAGTAATAAGTTCCCCTCTTCCACTAGAAGCAATGAAAGGGTTACTACACCCCTTCCTACATATACATCAAGAGCAAATTTGGTCCCCTTTCACCATATTTGCTGAGCAAAATATAAGGGAAGATCGAGAAGAGAAAGTAGATTATGGTTTTATTGAAATTGGTAATCAAAATGAGAGTGACTATCAGGAATACTTGAGGAAAAATTATGGTTACGTTATGAAAGTGTCTTTGGAGGCAATGGGAGAGGGTTGTAAAGAGCTTGGTGAAGTTATCAATTATTTGCGTCAAAAGGAAGATTCCCTACTTCATAAGCGTTTTTTCTATGATTTTTGGATCATCCTCCATCAACGGTCCCCTATCATTTCAGGTAAGATAGAAACAGAAGAAGATGAGCAGAATCACAGTTTAGATGATGCATTAACTCAATTAGGTGATCGAACCTTGCACATATACGAACGAATCGACACATTAAAGGTAACAGACCGGTTTTCGATTCAAAACATGGACATCATTTTAGAGGAGGGGCTAGTAGATGAATTATAG
- a CDS encoding MmcQ/YjbR family DNA-binding protein, which produces MKSQDTERMQEQVRDISLALPEAVELIDGFGHITFKINGKSFVISGESEKGFSISFKSDRDTQALLLQKEHFFKTPYIGHHGWVSIENPDEEHWDELAALIQEAYLRAAPKRLVKIWNEKRI; this is translated from the coding sequence ATGAAATCACAAGACACGGAAAGAATGCAGGAACAGGTGCGGGATATTAGTCTTGCGTTGCCCGAAGCGGTTGAACTTATTGACGGATTCGGACATATTACGTTTAAAATCAATGGAAAATCCTTTGTCATATCAGGTGAAAGCGAAAAGGGATTCAGCATATCGTTCAAGTCAGACCGGGATACACAAGCATTATTACTGCAAAAGGAGCACTTTTTCAAAACACCGTATATCGGGCATCATGGCTGGGTATCAATTGAAAATCCAGATGAGGAACATTGGGATGAATTGGCTGCACTTATTCAAGAAGCCTATTTACGTGCGGCACCAAAGCGGTTAGTTAAGATATGGAATGAGAAAAGGATCTGA
- a CDS encoding DUF1801 domain-containing protein: MQYDAKNAEEYIQLLEEDWRKEKLLVIRQMILAYAPELEEVIRYKMLNYGKDDTYIFALNAQKHYVSLYVGTIQKIENAETLLAGYNYGKGCIRVKKSIKLEDTGLEPFIRKTVDMWPAGENTSC, encoded by the coding sequence ATGCAATATGATGCAAAGAATGCTGAAGAATATATACAGTTGCTTGAGGAAGATTGGCGAAAAGAGAAACTGCTCGTTATTCGACAAATGATTTTGGCATATGCACCCGAATTGGAAGAGGTGATTCGCTATAAGATGTTGAATTATGGTAAAGATGATACCTATATCTTTGCATTAAACGCGCAAAAACATTATGTCAGCCTCTATGTGGGGACAATACAAAAAATCGAAAATGCCGAAACCCTATTAGCGGGCTACAATTATGGCAAAGGCTGCATTCGCGTAAAAAAATCAATCAAGCTTGAAGATACGGGATTGGAACCATTTATCCGTAAAACCGTTGATATGTGGCCTGCTGGTGAAAATACTTCTTGTTGA
- a CDS encoding TIR domain-containing protein has product MMTIKPKLFIGSARESIEYVDAIHEQLHYVAEVTPWSAGTFAALEYTMESLERQLDMNDFAVFVFSPDDVVNTRGNITFKTRDNTIFEMGLFWGRLRRGRVFYIIPDLIPNQEGVEGYRLPSDLDGLTVLKYEIRTDQNFEAAVNRACRAIKQDTRTSILC; this is encoded by the coding sequence ATGATGACGATAAAACCAAAACTATTTATTGGATCTGCTAGAGAATCTATCGAATATGTAGACGCAATTCATGAACAACTTCATTATGTAGCTGAAGTTACTCCCTGGTCAGCTGGCACATTTGCTGCACTAGAATATACAATGGAAAGTCTAGAAAGACAATTAGATATGAATGATTTCGCTGTATTTGTATTCTCACCAGATGATGTTGTAAATACGCGGGGAAATATCACATTCAAAACTAGGGATAATACAATATTTGAAATGGGATTATTCTGGGGAAGACTAAGAAGAGGTAGAGTGTTTTATATAATTCCTGATCTAATTCCTAATCAAGAAGGTGTAGAAGGATATCGTTTACCGTCAGACCTGGATGGTTTAACAGTTTTGAAATATGAAATCCGGACAGATCAAAACTTTGAAGCAGCAGTAAATCGAGCATGTAGAGCAATTAAACAAGATACAAGAACTTCAATTTTATGCTGA
- a CDS encoding HAD family hydrolase — protein sequence MDSIIFDLDGTLWDSRKEIAIAWNQVIKEYDELDEITVDDLTGMMGLQLDEIGRKLFPTLSEEQRKEVLQKCIEVENQYIEENGGQPYRKLEEVLDALSKQYKLYIVSNCQEGYIEAFSKYHNLGHYFLDFENPGRTGLTKGEKF from the coding sequence ATGGACAGTATCATCTTTGATTTAGACGGAACGCTATGGGACTCAAGAAAAGAGATCGCCATTGCTTGGAATCAAGTCATTAAGGAATACGATGAGCTAGATGAAATCACAGTGGATGACTTGACGGGAATGATGGGTCTGCAACTCGATGAAATTGGACGAAAGCTTTTTCCTACCTTGAGTGAGGAGCAACGGAAAGAAGTTTTACAAAAGTGTATTGAGGTTGAAAATCAATATATAGAAGAAAACGGCGGTCAGCCTTACAGGAAGCTTGAAGAGGTGTTGGATGCGTTATCCAAACAGTATAAGCTTTATATCGTGAGTAATTGCCAAGAGGGGTATATTGAAGCATTTTCAAAATACCACAATCTAGGTCATTACTTTTTAGATTTTGAAAACCCAGGAAGAACGGGACTGACAAAAGGGGAAAAATTTTAA
- a CDS encoding SRPBCC family protein, with product MMNNYGTLHESNGRYVLRFERLFSHNPKEVFRIITDPGYFTQWYPFATGEMDLRLGGRIAFDDGEGTTYTATITDLEQPYLFGFREMDDLINISLQEEDKGCRMFFTHTFDDDSWAVNTAAGWHRCLDVLAQIVNGEPIKWEDNATQLREIYREALNIMR from the coding sequence ATGATGAATAATTATGGGACTCTACATGAATCAAACGGTCGTTATGTTTTACGATTTGAAAGGCTTTTTTCTCATAATCCAAAAGAAGTTTTCCGAATCATAACGGATCCGGGTTACTTTACCCAATGGTACCCTTTTGCTACCGGGGAGATGGATCTCAGACTGGGTGGCAGGATTGCCTTCGATGATGGTGAAGGTACGACATATACGGCAACCATTACAGACTTAGAACAGCCGTATTTATTTGGATTTCGTGAAATGGATGATCTGATAAACATCTCATTGCAGGAAGAAGATAAAGGTTGTCGGATGTTTTTTACCCATACTTTTGACGATGATTCATGGGCAGTTAATACCGCTGCAGGTTGGCATAGGTGTTTGGATGTATTGGCCCAAATCGTAAATGGTGAACCCATTAAGTGGGAAGATAACGCTACTCAATTGCGTGAAATCTATAGGGAAGCATTAAATATAATGCGTTAA